One Nitrosopumilus piranensis genomic region harbors:
- a CDS encoding CFI-box-CTERM domain-containing protein → MKLFLLIFFLLSFSIFITNAYSISIIDNSDSHSFKMTDLIQIKGQVNEKLYENKIAVEIFSPSGYSSLSRMVEVHPDGHFELLFYANYTHGRFSPDGSGIYDILGTVLTKDGPITLPITSIKLDLEPTIKQNSTNTNSEGGGCLIASATYDTEMAPQIQFLREIRDNKIMNTESGAFFIEKFNKFYYSFSPSVADYQRENPIFKEMIKIGIAPMISSLHVMSFANSNEEVMIYGIIVILINIGTYFIFPTLLIFKLKPLVTKLSKNYINF, encoded by the coding sequence ATGAAATTATTTCTTTTGATATTTTTCTTACTTAGTTTTTCAATATTTATTACAAATGCATACTCCATCTCAATAATCGATAACAGTGATTCTCATAGTTTTAAAATGACTGATCTAATTCAAATCAAAGGACAAGTAAATGAAAAATTATATGAAAATAAAATAGCTGTCGAAATATTCTCTCCTTCTGGATACTCTAGTTTAAGTAGAATGGTAGAAGTTCATCCAGATGGCCACTTTGAATTATTATTTTATGCAAACTATACTCATGGTAGGTTTTCTCCAGATGGTTCAGGAATTTATGACATTCTTGGTACTGTATTAACCAAAGATGGTCCTATCACACTTCCTATTACTTCAATCAAATTAGATTTGGAACCAACAATAAAACAAAATTCTACAAATACTAATTCTGAGGGTGGAGGTTGTCTTATCGCAAGTGCCACATATGATACTGAAATGGCTCCACAAATCCAATTTCTAAGAGAAATTAGAGATAACAAAATAATGAACACTGAATCTGGTGCATTTTTTATTGAAAAATTCAATAAATTTTACTACTCTTTTTCACCTTCTGTGGCAGACTATCAAAGAGAAAATCCAATTTTCAAAGAAATGATAAAGATTGGTATTGCTCCAATGATATCTAGTTTGCATGTAATGTCGTTTGCAAATTCTAATGAAGAAGTTATGATATATGGAATTATTGTAATTTTGATCAACATTGGAACATATTTCATTTTTCCAACTTTACTAATTTTTAAATTAAAACCACTAGTAACAAAACTTTCAAAAAATTATATTAATTTTTAA
- a CDS encoding glycosyltransferase family 4 protein produces the protein MSNLKILFLVQRFSPALGGSEQLAEKYVDYLSQKHEVDVVTTDAIELDAFWNDSKKQNVSLPSKPYSVQRFSITTPDKIPENYFSQHFPISQPGPFSIDLWKFLNHPQKKYDLIIGTSFPYDHLIPSVFYSKINNIPFILIPHLHLQFPFLYLNATKLSLLSQSDAIVVNTKREKSMIKKYVDDEKVFVNPPGIITSINKSDLFNVRKKLNLDSDSILVLFVGRKSTEKGVIDLIESAKILISENHNIYFTFVGPSTTVFEQYYSKLNSKVKKHIFNIDKVSENEKWSYFHSCDIFVMPSKSESFGIVYLEAWLFHKPVIGCEIDAVKEVIDDGKNGILVPFNEPIKLSQALKKLFHKNLRDEFGEHGFKKLLSKYDLEKNVKIFENICTEISKL, from the coding sequence ATGTCTAATCTAAAAATTTTGTTTTTAGTTCAAAGATTTTCCCCTGCATTAGGTGGTTCTGAACAATTGGCAGAAAAATATGTTGATTATTTATCTCAAAAACATGAGGTTGATGTTGTAACAACTGATGCTATAGAACTTGATGCCTTTTGGAATGATTCTAAGAAACAAAATGTATCTTTACCATCAAAACCTTATTCTGTACAAAGATTTTCTATTACAACTCCTGATAAAATTCCTGAAAATTATTTTTCACAACATTTTCCTATTTCTCAACCTGGGCCATTTTCTATAGATCTTTGGAAATTTCTTAATCACCCACAAAAAAAATATGACCTAATTATTGGAACTTCTTTTCCATATGATCATTTAATCCCATCTGTATTTTATTCTAAAATAAATAATATCCCATTCATATTAATTCCACATCTTCATCTACAATTTCCTTTTCTTTATCTTAATGCTACAAAATTGTCTCTTTTATCTCAGTCTGATGCTATTGTTGTAAATACTAAACGAGAAAAATCTATGATAAAAAAATATGTTGATGATGAAAAAGTATTTGTTAATCCACCTGGGATAATTACTTCCATAAACAAATCTGATCTTTTTAATGTCAGAAAGAAATTAAACTTGGACTCCGATTCTATTTTAGTTCTTTTTGTAGGTAGAAAATCTACAGAAAAAGGCGTAATTGATCTAATTGAATCTGCAAAAATTTTGATTTCTGAAAATCATAACATCTATTTCACATTTGTAGGGCCTTCTACAACTGTATTTGAACAATATTATTCTAAATTGAATTCAAAAGTTAAAAAACACATTTTTAATATTGATAAAGTCTCTGAAAATGAAAAATGGTCTTATTTCCATTCTTGTGATATTTTTGTAATGCCTTCAAAATCTGAGTCTTTTGGAATCGTTTATCTTGAAGCATGGTTATTTCATAAACCCGTTATTGGTTGTGAAATTGATGCAGTTAAAGAAGTAATAGATGATGGAAAAAATGGTATTTTGGTTCCATTTAATGAACCAATAAAACTTAGTCAAGCACTCAAAAAACTTTTCCATAAAAATCTTAGAGATGAATTTGGTGAACATGGCTTTAAAAAATTATTATCAAAATATGATCTTGAAAAAAACGTAAAGATTTTTGAAAATATTTGTACTGAAATTTCTAAACTATGA
- a CDS encoding class I SAM-dependent methyltransferase has protein sequence MSEKIPFLKPYAFDYYHKNLIGAKFTGWGMKTEHELPWNDEYSGKIFNKTCEDVQNFNFSKSFRMNENTLDELRWRHWIVRTATLHALKFAKSNEYNFVECGVGDGITSFFTMREIANYPLRTSDFSMHLYDAWAAMKKDRLLESELDSEGKYAELDFERTKNNLSEFKKQIVFHKGYIPSTFNSHPDSPDSIRYLHIDLNATAPTIDSLEFFLPKLAPGGVILFDDYGWAPYYDTKKAIDEFFSDKPGILMKLPTAQAIYYN, from the coding sequence TTGAGCGAAAAAATACCATTTCTTAAACCGTATGCATTTGATTACTATCATAAGAATTTGATTGGTGCAAAATTTACTGGTTGGGGAATGAAAACAGAACATGAACTTCCTTGGAATGATGAATATTCTGGAAAAATTTTTAACAAAACATGTGAAGATGTTCAGAATTTTAATTTTAGTAAATCTTTTAGAATGAACGAAAACACTTTAGATGAATTAAGATGGAGGCATTGGATTGTAAGAACTGCAACTTTACATGCTTTGAAGTTTGCAAAATCTAACGAATATAATTTTGTAGAATGTGGTGTTGGTGATGGTATTACTTCTTTTTTTACTATGCGTGAAATTGCAAACTATCCATTAAGAACTAGTGACTTTTCTATGCATTTATACGATGCATGGGCTGCTATGAAAAAAGATCGTTTGCTTGAATCGGAATTAGATTCTGAAGGTAAATATGCTGAATTAGATTTTGAGCGAACAAAAAATAATCTATCTGAATTCAAGAAACAAATAGTTTTTCACAAAGGATACATTCCATCCACATTCAATTCCCACCCTGATTCCCCTGATTCCATTAGATACCTACACATTGATCTAAACGCAACAGCACCTACTATTGATTCTCTAGAATTCTTTTTACCAAAACTTGCTCCTGGTGGAGTTATTCTATTTGATGACTATGGTTGGGCCCCTTATTATGATACAAAAAAAGCCATTGACGAATTTTTTTCTGATAAACCTGGAATTTTAATGAAACTGCCTACGGCACAGGCAATTTATTATAATTAA
- a CDS encoding N-acetylneuraminate synthase family protein, translating to MTKTNILNKKMFIIAEIANTHEGSINKLHEIVNKAIKTKTDAIKFQLFTAKELLVKNHSEYESFKKLEFSNSEWLKVFKKIKKHHVKICADVFSKERAAFAHKAGIDIFKIHSSDMNNYELIDYIASTQKPILLSCSGCKLNEIDNAINRIKIKGKSQIILMHGFQAFPTKINKIELNRIKNFQKRYDLPVGYMDHIDGGSKLAKIIPLIAMGTGAFVIEKHITRNRSLKEDDYESSINPDEFTEMVKLLRKTEKILGNDSFELSQEEQEYRKKMKKIPVAKRTIKKGQKIKKRDINLLRYENYVEELNVLDIIDSVAKKTILKDNPFNMKNIEKKNKVVAVLACRVESARLFAKPMQFVDNRRILDSMISQLKKSKSIAEIILAISENPGNEVFIDYARKNKLKFVIGDDTDVLQRMIKAGEHTNADIIFRVTTEDPFVYWEIIDLVISDHLKKNADFTYTVDLPNGIGFELINLESLKFSHKNGNKRTRSELVTEYIFQNKSQFKINKYNVKKQLRRPDIRLTVDFPEDLILVREIMSKLKNKKIPRFQEILETLNKNPELLEINDKHNEEAYRNWL from the coding sequence ATGACAAAAACCAATATTCTCAATAAAAAAATGTTCATAATTGCAGAGATTGCAAATACACACGAAGGATCTATAAATAAATTACATGAAATAGTGAATAAAGCAATCAAAACAAAAACAGATGCAATAAAATTCCAACTTTTTACAGCTAAAGAATTATTAGTAAAAAATCATTCAGAATACGAATCATTTAAAAAATTAGAATTCTCAAATTCTGAATGGTTAAAAGTTTTCAAAAAAATAAAAAAACATCATGTAAAAATTTGTGCAGATGTGTTTAGTAAAGAAAGAGCTGCATTTGCACATAAAGCAGGAATAGATATTTTTAAAATTCATTCTTCAGATATGAATAATTATGAATTAATTGATTATATTGCAAGTACACAAAAACCAATTTTATTATCATGTTCAGGATGCAAACTAAATGAGATAGATAACGCAATTAATCGAATTAAAATAAAAGGAAAATCACAAATTATTTTGATGCATGGATTTCAAGCCTTTCCAACAAAAATTAACAAAATTGAATTAAATAGAATCAAAAATTTCCAAAAAAGATACGATTTGCCAGTAGGATATATGGATCATATTGATGGAGGCTCAAAATTAGCAAAAATTATTCCGTTGATTGCTATGGGGACAGGTGCGTTTGTTATTGAGAAACACATCACTAGAAACAGGTCATTAAAAGAAGATGATTATGAATCCTCAATCAATCCAGATGAGTTTACTGAAATGGTAAAATTGTTACGTAAAACTGAGAAAATATTAGGAAATGATTCATTTGAACTAAGTCAGGAAGAGCAAGAATATAGAAAGAAGATGAAAAAGATTCCCGTTGCAAAAAGGACAATCAAAAAAGGACAAAAAATTAAGAAAAGAGACATCAATTTGTTGAGATATGAAAATTATGTAGAAGAACTAAACGTACTAGATATAATCGATAGTGTTGCAAAAAAAACAATTTTGAAAGATAATCCATTTAACATGAAAAATATAGAAAAAAAGAATAAAGTTGTAGCTGTACTCGCATGTAGAGTTGAATCAGCACGACTATTTGCAAAACCTATGCAATTTGTAGATAATAGAAGAATTTTAGATTCAATGATTTCTCAATTGAAAAAATCAAAATCAATTGCTGAAATTATCTTAGCAATAAGTGAAAATCCAGGTAATGAGGTTTTTATTGATTATGCTAGAAAAAATAAGCTCAAATTTGTCATAGGGGATGATACTGATGTTTTACAAAGAATGATAAAAGCAGGTGAGCATACGAATGCAGATATTATTTTTCGAGTAACAACTGAAGATCCGTTTGTCTATTGGGAAATAATTGATTTAGTAATAAGTGATCATTTAAAGAAAAATGCAGATTTCACATATACTGTAGATTTACCAAATGGAATAGGTTTTGAATTAATAAATCTCGAATCTTTGAAATTTTCACATAAAAATGGAAATAAGAGGACCAGGAGTGAATTAGTTACAGAGTATATTTTCCAAAATAAATCTCAATTTAAAATTAATAAATATAATGTAAAAAAACAATTAAGAAGACCTGATATTCGACTAACAGTAGATTTTCCTGAAGATTTGATACTAGTTAGAGAAATTATGTCAAAATTAAAAAATAAAAAAATTCCAAGATTTCAAGAAATTTTAGAGACATTAAATAAAAATCCTGAATTATTAGAGATTAACGATAAACATAATGAAGAAGCTTATAGAAATTGGTTGTAA
- a CDS encoding aminotransferase class III-fold pyridoxal phosphate-dependent enzyme, which yields MAHDLTKSNQLKERAKKAIPHLTGTFSRAAPAFIEGVYPVYVQSANGSHFIDVDGNDFLDYLCGIGPITLGYNYKPVNDAIIDQLKSGILFSLPHPLEVETSELMLQTIPHAELVKFEKSGSNAVTGAVRAARHITKRDKIAYCGSGGVWHDWQAAMVSRDGGVPFFNRDLIKIFEYNDISGLEQIFEDNPEEIAAIVLEPTVYQKPSNDFLINVRKIADSNNSLLILDEIVTGFRFSLQGGQKYFNIKGDMVCFGKGMGNGLPISAITGPAEFMKAFDELWVSSTNNSETLSLAGTKAVITEMKEKNTISKCWENGIKLFEGWNKITDSYNLNAKMIGYPIRMKLECYDTKNQPSDSLKGLFLQEMVKRGIFMSPGVVFHSFSHTMDDIDFTLSNLESVCKFISEKISNEDYSSHLEGSLPKTIWTMKIPPTKNKK from the coding sequence ATGGCTCATGATCTTACAAAATCTAACCAACTTAAAGAACGTGCAAAAAAAGCAATTCCTCATTTAACTGGTACTTTCAGTAGAGCTGCACCTGCATTTATTGAGGGAGTTTATCCTGTATATGTGCAATCGGCAAACGGTTCTCATTTTATTGATGTTGATGGTAATGATTTTCTTGATTATTTGTGTGGAATTGGTCCTATTACCCTTGGATATAACTACAAACCTGTTAATGATGCAATTATTGACCAATTAAAAAGTGGAATTTTATTCTCATTGCCTCATCCTTTGGAAGTTGAAACTTCAGAATTAATGCTACAAACTATACCTCATGCTGAATTAGTAAAGTTTGAGAAATCTGGTTCTAATGCTGTAACTGGGGCTGTTAGAGCTGCACGACATATTACAAAACGTGATAAAATTGCTTATTGTGGCAGTGGTGGTGTGTGGCATGATTGGCAAGCTGCAATGGTAAGTCGTGATGGAGGTGTACCTTTTTTTAATCGAGATCTAATTAAAATTTTTGAATATAATGATATTTCCGGTTTAGAACAAATTTTTGAGGATAATCCTGAAGAAATTGCTGCCATTGTACTTGAACCCACTGTGTATCAAAAACCTTCTAATGATTTTTTAATTAATGTTAGAAAGATAGCTGATTCAAATAACTCATTACTAATTTTAGATGAAATTGTAACTGGTTTTAGATTTTCACTTCAAGGAGGACAAAAATATTTCAACATTAAGGGTGATATGGTTTGTTTTGGAAAAGGAATGGGTAATGGATTGCCAATTAGTGCAATTACTGGACCTGCTGAATTTATGAAAGCATTTGATGAATTATGGGTTTCATCAACAAATAACAGTGAAACTCTTTCATTAGCCGGAACAAAAGCTGTTATTACTGAAATGAAAGAAAAAAACACGATTTCAAAATGTTGGGAAAATGGAATTAAGTTATTTGAAGGTTGGAATAAAATAACAGATTCCTATAATTTGAACGCAAAAATGATTGGATATCCCATTAGGATGAAATTGGAATGTTATGATACAAAAAATCAACCTTCTGACTCGTTGAAAGGATTGTTTTTACAAGAAATGGTGAAACGTGGAATTTTTATGTCTCCTGGTGTTGTATTTCATTCATTTTCACATACAATGGATGATATTGATTTTACATTAAGCAATTTAGAATCTGTATGTAAATTTATTTCAGAAAAAATTTCTAACGAAGATTATTCTTCACATCTAGAAGGCTCTTTACCAAAAACTATATGGACAATGAAAATTCCTCCAACTAAAAATAAAAAATAA
- a CDS encoding GNAT family N-acetyltransferase — protein MIDKNIEIKTERLILRELKEKDITEKYINALNDEEVIRFIEARYKKWDFESIKKYVMKSITDEYSILVGIFFQNNHIGNIHLINFNAIHKRCDLGIIIFDKNFWKKGIAYEALSSITNHYIESNILHKICADYNELNVNSEKLFAKCGYKKEGKFVEHILFEGKFVDSIRVSKIKE, from the coding sequence ATGATTGATAAGAATATTGAAATAAAAACGGAAAGATTAATCTTAAGAGAATTAAAAGAGAAAGACATTACTGAAAAATATATTAATGCATTAAATGATGAGGAGGTAATTAGATTTATTGAAGCACGTTATAAAAAATGGGATTTTGAATCAATAAAAAAATATGTAATGAAATCTATAACAGACGAATATTCTATACTTGTAGGAATTTTCTTTCAAAACAACCACATAGGGAACATCCATTTAATTAATTTCAATGCAATACACAAACGATGTGATTTAGGAATAATAATTTTTGATAAAAATTTTTGGAAAAAAGGTATCGCATACGAAGCACTTTCTTCTATAACAAATCATTACATTGAATCAAATATTCTTCATAAAATATGTGCAGATTATAATGAATTGAATGTCAATTCAGAGAAGCTTTTTGCTAAATGTGGATATAAAAAAGAAGGTAAATTTGTAGAACATATATTATTTGAAGGGAAATTTGTAGATTCTATCAGAGTATCGAAAATTAAAGAATAA
- a CDS encoding SDR family oxidoreductase yields the protein MNVKKLFDLSNKVVVITGGAGLLGSQYAEGLTQAGANVIIADTNFEACKKIAKKLDQIYDKNSMPIKLDITNKKSIDGMVNKILKKYSKIDVLINNAAIQGNPKLRTTSFEEFPESEWGKALDVNLTGMFLCCQKIGKVMVKQKKGVIINVSSTYGIVAPDQRIYGKSGQNAAAFYSATKSGVLNFTRYLASYWNGKGIRVNTLSPGGVEKGQEKEFVKKYSAKTMLGRMARKDEYVGAIIFLASDASSYMTGSNLIVDGGWTAW from the coding sequence ATGAATGTAAAAAAATTATTTGATCTTTCAAATAAAGTGGTTGTGATAACAGGAGGAGCAGGACTGTTAGGTTCACAATATGCAGAGGGATTAACACAAGCAGGTGCAAATGTGATTATAGCAGATACAAATTTTGAAGCATGTAAAAAAATTGCTAAGAAATTAGATCAAATATATGATAAAAATTCTATGCCAATAAAATTAGACATAACAAATAAGAAATCAATAGATGGGATGGTAAATAAGATATTAAAAAAATATTCAAAAATTGATGTTTTAATTAATAATGCAGCAATACAGGGTAATCCAAAACTACGAACTACTTCTTTTGAAGAATTTCCAGAATCCGAATGGGGAAAAGCATTGGATGTCAACTTAACTGGGATGTTTTTGTGTTGTCAGAAAATTGGAAAGGTCATGGTAAAACAAAAGAAAGGAGTAATAATCAATGTTTCTTCAACATATGGGATTGTTGCACCAGATCAAAGAATATATGGTAAAAGCGGACAAAATGCAGCTGCATTTTATTCAGCTACAAAAAGTGGTGTACTAAATTTTACACGATATTTAGCATCATATTGGAATGGAAAAGGAATTAGAGTGAATACTCTTTCTCCAGGAGGAGTAGAAAAAGGTCAAGAAAAAGAATTTGTAAAAAAATATTCTGCTAAAACAATGTTAGGAAGAATGGCTCGTAAAGATGAATATGTTGGAGCTATAATATTCCTAGCATCTGATGCATCATCATACATGACAGGTTCCAATTTGATAGTGGATGGAGGGTGGACTGCATGGTAA